CGTCCAAATATGTATTCAGACCTCTTTCTACAAATTTTCTTAGCGACAAAAGGTTTTCTACCAATGAATCCGCGTAGATCACGTTATCTAAGACTAGTCTTTCATCATTACCTGTCAGCCCTGTCACCTCGCCTACACCTTTCGCTCTCAAATCCGCCGCAGAGTCCCTATTCGCGCATCTAACAACCTTATGTTCGTTTTCGTCAAGCTCACGGAAAATTAGCTTCGAATTCGCCAGATGCTCGGTCGCACCCGAGTCAACAAGAAATCTTACTATCGACCTCGAATCCCTGATACAGTCATCGTCTCGTGATTTCTCTACACAGTCACGGACAGTCTCGTCTACCGTCACCTCTTCTGTCATGAGCGTTGATATCTCACCTTTATTCAGTCCCCTGTTTTCCAGTCTGTGTTGAGATTTCTGACCAGTCAGGTTTTTATTTCCGACATTCTTGTTTCTCAATTTTCCCCGTCCAACATTCTCTCTCCTATTACAGAGTCGCCCATTGTTGCTATTTCTCTTGAACCTTTTCACACTCTCATCTATTTTCACATCTCTTATTTTTCTCTTATATCCCCTTTCAACGCTTCGAATTTTCGGGCCACCACGGGAAACTCTTACAACGGGGTTTTTGGAGACATACTGTTCTACATACCTCATCGCTCTCGTCCCTCCTCGTCCCGTGTAGGGATATGGACATTCCCTTGCCACGTGGTTTTCGAACCGTCCACACTTGTAACATTTTCTGGCCCCCGGCGGGATGGGGCAGTCCTTACCGATGTGACCGTTGTCGTCACAATTAAAACATCTTATCGGTTTCTTCATTGACTTCCCAACCGCCAGGGCCACTGGTTGGCTCGATCCGGCGGGCGCTCTTTCCGCTTCCGACTGaatcatataatttttgaGTTCATCGTAGTTCATCTTTCTGCCGTGTTGCGTTCCAAAGATGAAGTTTACCGACTGCACCTGAGGGGTGCTGGTCACTACAGCATTATAAAACGCGTCTCTTTTCTCATCTTCCGAGATCGGTTGCTCATTGGGAATGCTTTCGTAATTTCTAAGTATCTCGTCAAACCTATCTAGAAACTCAGGCTATTTTTTCTTTGCTAGGGAAAAACTTGATGGCGTAGAGCTGCTGTCTTAAACTAACGGAGGTTAAATTTACTTCCCCTCGCTTCAATTCCCGTATCTTATTCAAAAGCTCAAGTGGATCTTTAATATTCACTACTTTCCTATGATACGTCGCGTCTATTCTATTAATTAAGATGTCCCTGGCTGTATGCTTATGTTTTTCTCTCGTCTCGTCATCGTACGTCGAACTCGGCTGTACACTTGGGTCTATTACGTATAGCAAGTCATTCGATCTTAATACCGACGCGAAGTAGTCCATAAAATGCTCTAGTCTAGTCTGATTAGTCAGTTTATAATCTCGCTTCGAGCCCGCGTCTCTATTCGTCACTTCCAACCTAATCGTTTCTCTCACCTTCTcatttttccccttttccCGTCTCTCTAGCATCTGCTCTATCCCTAACTTCCTGAATTCCGAAGCAACCGCTCTCGCAATCTTGTCTCGATCAGCTAAACCCCCAGGCTCAGTCGACTCGCCTCGGTCTTTTCTATTTGTATTAAATCTACTAAGACACTCTATGTTATTACTTATCACATTCGCATCTATCTCACATCCAGCAGATAATCGTTCAACACGGTCAACATGTTTGTTCATAAATACCTCTGGTCTCCTCGTCGCActcgtctctttctctcgtctCCATAAGTTTTTCTCTTCCCTCAGCTCCTCCTCTCTCTTCTCCaattctcttcctcttctctcTAGGGACTCCTCGACCTTCCTTGTTAACTCGTCTCTCTCCTCGCGGTAGGCGTCCTGGTGATCTAACAGTCTACCGTTGAATATTCATACAATTGAGAAGTATCTTTCAACGAACTGCTCCTGTTTTTCCGCCAGTCCTTCCAGGCGTTCCAAAACCGTCGTGCGGTGATCTGCCTTTGACTCCTCGGCCTTCGCCAAGGTAGCGGCCATCTTTCTTACAGCGATGACCATGGTACCGCAGATCGCCGACACAGACTTTCTCATTTCCGCACTTTCTTTCTTATCTCCTCGTCCATCATCTCATCTCTCACTTCTCCGGCCATTGCTCCGTCCGTCCCATATGTGGGGCCGTCAAGCAGGAGCCTTCCCCCTGACTTCTCCACTCTGTCTATAGATTCCGTCACTATTTGCTCTTCTCTTTTGTCTAGGGTGCTCTTATCTGCTTTCATTTTGGCTTTCAATCTGCGACACCGAACTACAAGTATCGCTAGACTGGTGACAGGCCAGAGGCTGGATGCAGTGAATCTTCAAAACCGCATCCAATCTCGTATCCACTACTTCAGATGACAGAAGCACAACATTCGTCATCCTACTCATGGACAGACTACTTTGGGACACTGCGACTGGTTAGTTTATTGGACCCTTTCACACAAGCCTCATGGGGTCCCTTCAAAATCTTCTGGCTGAATAACCAGGCTCAGTCGCAGCGTCCAAGGATTCACAAAGTTTGTAACGTTACATTGGAGCGTTGTTAATTCTCTGTAGTGTTATGCTAcgactctctctctctcgagctaaacccgagtttttgtgcgcTATATTAAACTGTATTGTGttactatggttggcgacgatagtttcaaggagggtcacgtaaactattgtaaagaaggaaatagaaacgacctttcctcgtgtacctcgcatgagaaatcctcgtaaCCTCGAAAGACTTGACAAGAATGTACAAGGTCGAGGAGGAATagaaagattggcggaaaagtgaaacacccacctcacgccCCTCACATGAGATACTCTCGTAACCTAAAAGGGCTCGATAAGgcacgcaaggcggataaattccaaattttccgccggggcgtaacagaAACAAAGTTATTTGCTGATTCTTTCatcattgaaaaattttcactgTAATTACGcgttataaattttcttgttTTCCTTGAAACAATTCTGTGTTTATTTTTGAAGTTCCAGAGCCAATGAGACGATGCCCGAAACCcttccaaatttaatttttggtTTTCCTGCAGTGCCCACCTTCGAATATCATTGTCatgtattaatatttaccTGTTTCTTGCTTCTACGAACATTTACAACGTTCCCTTTGCaatttgttttaataaatctCTACGAGCTTTAAACTCTTCACCCTTTcatatcttttttttactgtTGCAAGTGATAGCCGCTTCCGGTTGACTTTTACCGAAAGGTTGGCGGTAAATCCGAATGGGTCATATgtcattggaaagcccttgacgagaggaacacaatggtgtgggtgggaggtcataaatatgtgaccttgacccgctagaggtcaaaaactaaagTGCCCCTGatcctaacctttttttttcgtgggggaTATCTTCCagagacgcccccagcccccctgggaAGGGGCCGAAGGGAGTGCCGATTTTTACCGGTTAAAACCACCGCGGTGACCTGCACTGGGCGTTAGGAAGGGCCTCGGGACCActaacgaacaacaccgggaccCAACCACCCTTGGCGCATAGCGCCCCATCACGGGGAGGGTCTAACCTTGGACTCTTCCCCTTAGTGCCAACTCCGCCGACgccgggggccacacccgacgccgggggccacacccgacgccggctactcctcgggccgcgtgcaatggtGACCGGGAccccagccccggccaccTGCGGCCCAGCGACTCCGCAAGAAGCCGCCGATCTGCGATGGGGGAGAGGGGCAAGCCCTCCCCCCGTCCTATCACCCTGGGGGAGGCCGAAGCCTCCTCCCACTATATCTAACTGGGGGGGGGAGCTCCCCCCCCCATCCCATCACCCTCGGGGAGGTCGAAGCCTCCCCCTACTACAGCTACCCTGCAGGGGGGAAGCCGAAGCTCCCCCCCTCATCCTGTTGGCGGCGGTGGACAGAATTAtcaaggcccaccgccccgtcTTTCTCAGCTAACTGTGCCGTCGGGGGGCCTCTCCCGACGGCGTTGTCTCCTGCGGGCAGGGTCGGCTTTCTCCCGACCCCGCTCGGCTTCCTCCTTCAAGGCGATGACCTCCTCACTGGGGCGGTggtgcaaccccacgccgaggcgagtaaaaccacatcccCTCGGTCTTGTGGGGTGCTACCTGCAGCCCCAGTCTCCGGACCGCAGCTGCGACGGCAGCCACACCAATCTCCACAAGACGACTGGTCCTGCTCCAGTTCCGGTCGGTGGCAAACACGTACGTTGTGGCGGCGTCGCGTCGTCACTTGCGCGTTTCCGCTTCCTGCGCtctattttaaattgtttatttaacttttattCAGTTGTTCTGAATTTCTTTTGTTCTTCATCCTCCGGCATCGGAACACGTCGTTTTTAATCGGAGCTGTGTTAATTTCAGAATCGCATTCCTTGCTGAATTTTCTCTCGTGagatttccttttcttaaAGTGCATTTAGAGTTCCCTTGAACTTTAGTGTTATATTTGTATAGTTCCAAGTTAGTTGTGTTTCGCGTTTGAACGCCTTCGTCTTATTGattgatttatattttgtgACTCTTGTTATCGTTAAACATTTTGTGTTATTAAAACTCTTTAAGTTTGGTTTAAATTAGTTTATCTGTTCAGAGTTAATTGTGAATAAATCGAGACCAATGGTAATGTAGTTCGAGTGGGCGCCTCGAACAATCTACACGCAGAAAAACGAGAACAATTATATAAGTCTTTGTGCTGAAAAATTCTTGGCTTCACATGATGAGCGGCCGGTGTTGGCCGTAACTTTCGCATAAGTCGACGAAACTCTTCCACGAAAATCTGCGGGTCACTGTCTAGTTCTTCCGAATCAAAGAATTCTGCAAGAACCCTCAAAGTCGTGCCGGACACAAGCTCGGCAGGAGAGCTCTTCAAGTCTTCTTTATAAGCCCTCCTCAGACCCAGCAAGACAACTGGAAGAACTTCGTTCCAATCCTTGCTTGAATGACATGAAATGGCTACCTTAAGGGAACGATGCCATCTTTCCACGAGACCATTCGCTTGAGGGTGGTAGGCGGTGGTGCGACAGCGCCGGCCGCCGATGAGCTTCACCAGGGCAGCGAAAAGTGCAGCTTCAAACTGCGAACCTCGATCAGTGGTTATTAAACGAGGTGCACCAAACCTTGATATCCAGTGCGTGAGAATCGCTTTGGCAACCACATCAGCTGTCGCGCTCACGATCGGAACGGCTTCGGGCCAGCGAGAAAAACGATCGATCATAGTTAAAATGTACCTGTGACCCTGCGAAGGACGTAGAGGTCCAACAATGTCCACATGAATGTGTGCGAAACGATTGTCCGGAACCGAGACCGGCAAAACGCTGGCATCTAGAACAAGTACCACGTTCCACAAGTACCAATGCGTGACAGAGCAAACGCTGTTTCGACTTGAGAGAACCACAGCAACGGGTTCTCCTTCCAAAAAGGTGGCAGCTTCACCCTAGCCACTGCATTAACTTCTCCTGCTGCTGCTGAACTTGATTCTGACTTCTCCATCCTGGACGAGCCGGCGACAGGAAGATCGCTACCGGAAGCTGCGTGGTCCGAGACCCTGGTTGGCGAACGTGCAAGCGGCATCCGGTTGAAGTACACGTTGAAATGTCGGTAACTCTACTTCACCGACGATCGGGGTCACCAGTTGTGGGGTGATGGTAATGTAGTTTGAGTGTTCAGTAAGAATCCTCAGTCGGTAATGGCGTGCTCTTCTTACCTTCACCACACTTCTTGTATAAAATTGGTCTCGATTTATTCACAATTAACTCTGAACAGATAAACTAATTTAAACCAAACTTAAAGAGTTTTAATAACACAAAATGTTTAACGATAACAAGAGTcacaaaatataaatcaatCAATAAGACGAAGGCGTTCAAACGGGAAACACAACTAACTTGGAACTATACAAATATAACACTAAAGTTCAAGGGAACTCTAAATGCactttaaaagaaaaatctcacgAGAGAAAATTCAGCAAGGAATGCGATTCTGAAATTAACACAGCTCCGATTATAAACGATGTGTTCCGATGCCGGAGGATGAAGAACAAAAGAAATTCAGGACAACTGaataaaagttaaataaacaatttaaaatagaGCGCAGGAAGCGGAAACGCGCAAgcgacgacgcgacgccgcCACAATGTATCGTCCGCAAAGCACGTGATGCTGACACCGTCCGGGACCATGACCCGCAAAACtgggttgtaccccacgttccacaATGGGGGCCCCAAGCGGGACCACTGGGGTACACCCTCATCGACGTCCCTCCGATAGATTCGTCCGACCCGGTCCACATACCTGATGGACCTACCCCGTAGGTAAGCTCCGATCATCCGTCTCAGTACTGGGGGCACTTCGTGATCTTCCAGCGCCCCCAGTATCTTCCCGTGGGGCAGGGTATTAAAGGCGTTCACTATGTCTAGCGAAAGGCCGATCGCCACCccgccccgggacgtggccgagtcgcattGGGAGCGCGGCGAATCGATCGCATCAAtggtgctgcgcccccgcccaAAGCCGTACTGCGACTCGGCCAGATCAGGGCCTACCCGGGATAGGTGCCCGGCGAGGCGGTCagaaccctaacctaaccctaacctaaggTGGCCAGGATACACTTTACGAATGTCGTCTACGAAGTATGCAAACTGTTGGGCAAACGATGTAATATGCCGCACAATGTTACGCCGATACAAAAATTCGCCGATGTCGGATGCTGCGGCAGGTTCGGACGTGTTTCTTTAATTCCCGCCACTGCCGTTCAATAGAATTTGTGTGAACAGCTATTTCCCGGACTAAGGTGGCGTCTGTGACCTCCCGTCCAAGACTTTCATGAATCCCTCTAACTTGCACCGTTCCCTCAACAAATCTATGACGATGATTAACGGTAGAGTGTCCTTTCATGTTAAGGCGCCTGTCACAACCGCGATAGGACCGGTGCTCATTAGAAATGATACATGATTGAGCTTGCACTCGTGTTGCAATAATTGGATCCAGAGTACTTCGCCCCTTGTCTTGGATCTTTTCGACCCACATATCACCTGTTAAGCGACTGAAAGCACCAAAAACCCATACCTCCTCGCGATTAATGCGGAGTACCCTGCCTCAACGACGTCTTGATTTCCACCGATTGGACGATAATCATAGTCTTGGGCGTCATCCATGACCTcttgaaagaaattaaaccAATCAACGCAATTTTTCTCCGTGAGGCCAGTGGAGGAGGATGCGTACGTTAGACGATCTTTtacgaaaaaatgaaaaagaagacgCGCTACTGCCAAGGGGGAAATGTACGCATTATGAAAAAGAGTGTGCTGTTTACGAGACTTAATCCGGCACACCCTAGTACACGCCCACCTGAACCCAATACCATTTTCACCAGTACGATCCTCCCTCCTTTCTGCCTTCATCTTTCGGTCACAGGAGCACTTTCGCTCATCTGGAATGATTCCCCTCGCAAGAAAAGCGATCCATGCTTGATCGGGCGTTAAAATTGCCGCGCCATAGGTCCAAACACTTAACTGCCCCTGGAGGAGCATACGGTATGGCTCGTACGCTCAGATACGATTCTCCGCAGATGCGTTCACGATCTCTTACGGAGACATTTTAACTAATAACAATACTTATTTACACTAACTAAGTACACTAACTATTTTATCTAAACTATAGTAACTAATCTTAACCCGTAACCACTGTGACCCTATTTTAAATAGTTACATAGTTACTGTTAGTGGGTCAATTTGACCATATCTAAATATCTTTGTTTAATTACAATTGTTGTTggtataataaaacaaaacaacaCATATTACAAGAACATAAGTTTATTTAATGaacaattacaattttttgttggcataataaaacaaaacaacGCATATTACAAGAACATAagtttatttaatgaaaaattacaatcttttgttggtataataaaacaaaacaacGCATATAACAAAAATTACTCTAATTAGcacaatttttgcaaattaattgcaattaattgcGGTAGTTCGTCTTTGATTAGATTTATCTTCTTCCTTTTGATGGTCTTCTTCATGGCAATCTGTATTTTATCTGTAAGATCGTGTACAGCTTTTTCCAGTTCATCATTTGTATCTATTTTGTTATTGATTGTTATGTTTTGATCCAGTACATTTCTAAACTCTGGCCAGTCTGCATGTTTGTATGTGTAAACTGTTTTTGGTGGTAGTTTTCTTAGTGCGTTCCCTATTGTGAAAGTAATCGGTCTATGATCAGAGTTTAACTCATTTAGAGCTGCAGGTTGCGAAACTGAGAGtacatttttgtttattacaatatctattGTTGTGGGTGTCATGTTATTAGGTGGATAGTGTGTTGGTTCatctgtgtataatatagaACAGTTGTTATCTTGCAGGTATTTATATAATACTCgtccatttttattattaatatgaCACCTCCATGCCTTGTGTCTTGCATTTAGATCTCCAACAATTAGCACTTTGTTTCCTGTTCTCATCAGTCTGTTTATATCTCTCTCTGTAAATATATTCCTTGGATTATCGTATACTGCTATAATCGTGATATTATTTTCGAGGGTGACTCCGATATACTCTATTGACGTTCCCAAATTTGGGGTAATAATCTTGTGAGGTATGATTTGTCTAATAAGCTGTGGGAAAGGTAGTGAATGAAATCGACTCCATCAACTCCGTTCGGTATTCTAGGTTTATTTCCGTGCTGACTCTGTCAACGTTTTTCTAAGACTCTCCTTGCGCTCGGCCATCCTCTCCGTTAAAAAGCATTCAgagaaggaagggaaagagaggatggagaaagagagaaaatagagaaagagcgaaaatagagaaagagaaaaaggtcTAAATATTATAGTGAAGTGTCGATAAGGGCAGCAGAAAGAAATCATAAATATGTCGTGGTGAAACGGCTCGCCCGAACCTGAGAGCTGACACTACCCAGGCCCGGGCGAGGCCCTGAAACAAACATGAAAGGagataatagaaattttgacTCGCTCGGGTCTGGTTACCAAATGCGTACTTGACCAGGCCCGACGTGcacgaagaaaggaaaagaaaaataaaaaggaaaaggaaaatgaaaagacaGCGGCGTATGTGGTGCGCCGGTCACCACAAAGCATTGCCACACCTCCAGCCGAGTTATGCCTGCATCTTTTTATTGCCACATTTCTTATTCCATTAGCATTCCAGGTACAGGTTTTTAGATCGTCCAtcgttattcaattttttgacaaaattgtacaaaatattgaaacttttcaatattattgTTGCATGTTGCcaattgtacatttaattgtTTAACTGATTCCAGCATTTTTGGTATGTTTATGAAttcatttaacttttttatttctgttgtGAGCTGTACTAACTGTGTGATTTCTTCAACATTGGTCTCCCGCCTTGTCTGGTCCTGTACTGTTTTTGTTGGTTTATTAAACCATGCATTACTTGTGTCTACAGTCGTTGAATGTTGTGTTGTAGAAACTTTGTGCTGCCTTGTTGATGTGAGTTCTGGAAATTGATCCATGTTTTTTGCATTTGTTTCAAAGGTTTTAGCTTTATTATGATTGTTTAGTGCATCTGATTTCCCttctttatttgtttttgAGTTTTCTAACCAAGAGAGTTTATAAATATACGCTACACAAGTGGTCGCATTTGCTGGATGTCCTTCCCCGCAGTTTACACATTTGGCTGGTTCAGTTCTGGGCTTTGTGCAGTCCTTGGTGTGGTGTTTACCAGCGCATTTCAGGCAGGCTGGTTCAGCATAACAGTTTGTTGCAGAATGTCCCCACTCTTGGCATCTGTGACATTGCGTTAGTTTTTGCTTAGTTATATAATTACTCCATGTCACTTTAGTGTagcataaatattttattttggttTGTAGCGcttttaaatttattgaaGGTGGGACTGTAACCATATATAATGGTCTTGCTGTTCCCCTCATTCTGTTTACATTCATTATGTTGATGCCTGCTTCTTTGAGCTCATCTTGTACGTCTTCTGTTGTTACTTCATTATGTAAACCATTTAGCACGTAGACCCTTTTCTTCTCGTCCTTCCTTGTATAGGTATGGAAATTTATTCCCCTTTCCTTCCATAtgctttttaaattttcataatctaGCAGTGTCTGGAGATGAACACTGACACTGCCTTCACTATATTTAATATGAAACTTTTCTTTCACAATGGCTTTAATTAATGATATGAATTTCTTATGATCCTGAACATTACCGTGCATTATCAATGGGGGAAACTTTTTTATGTTATTTCTATTACTTGATGCACTAGTGGTATTTTGACTTCCACTACCTGTTTCTTCTGCTTCCATGTCTTCCAATACAGCAAACCTATTGGACGTTTCCACTGGTGTTCTAATAGCCTTTTTGCTTCCAGCCATTTCTTCTGTACTTGACCATTTACGTTTACGTGTAACAGCTATAACAGAATTGAATGTAGCATTATCATTATCCTCTAGAGCTATACTGTTATGACACTCAAGTATTTTGTTTGGAGTGTCGTGATTTGACGACACCACGTGGGTGTTGAGGTTATGTTTGTCCTTTATCTTTAATTTATTGCTCTTAACAGAAATTATTGTCTTTTTAATAACactgtattattttaatgttttaTATAACTCAAACACGTGTATATGAACAACACTATGGTCTCTTTCCTTGATTTTGTATCAATCCTTCTTGAGGGTACCGGTATCCGGGACGAGTGCCGGACGAGGGCCGATTACGAGTCAGGCCCGTTACCAGCGCCTCTACTTTCTATTACGGTAACAAAACTTAAAGTACTTGTACTTCAATGCGTCTATacctttttttataaatatttatttcgaaAACGATTGAGTGTTGGACCCAACATTGAAACATATGTTGGTGTACTACACCTACACCTATATGTCCCGGCCTCCCCTTGTTAGCTGAAAAGTCGCAATTTTCGGAGACTTCAATtacttataacttttaaatgcggtgaccgatctcgatgaattTTTCAGGATACACAtaacatttaaatttacaaatgtcatattttaaattttcgttacaggttgaaataaaaaaattaataaattgtcttttattatttctttcccgatttcagcaaattttaattttttaaaacgacaaaggcATATATCTTAgtgaataaatttttgtagCTTCTCGAGAATCCTTAAGTTATTTGGTCCAGTTTTAAGGGAGGTATTGTGTTTTAAAAGTTGGACGAATACTTTTGCGGTCCACTGTATATATGAAAAGGTAACTTAcataactaaataaaattataatacatacTAACAATCATtgtttttaaaagaattatttattaagcAAATGAAATGTAGTATTTGTTCGGTGGGCCCCCCCTGCC
The genomic region above belongs to Osmia bicornis bicornis unplaced genomic scaffold, iOsmBic2.1, whole genome shotgun sequence and contains:
- the LOC123989251 gene encoding uncharacterized protein LOC123989251 — encoded protein: MHGNVQDHKKFISLIKAIVKEKFHIKYSEGSVSVHLQTLLDYENLKSIWKERGINFHTYTRKDEKKRVYVLNGLHNEVTTEDVQDELKEADAKSGDILQQTVMLNQPA